In Actinomycetota bacterium, the following proteins share a genomic window:
- the prcB gene encoding proteasome subunit beta, whose translation MTPDPPRTGLWGELRLPTPFDPDGSSFFEVMRRRSPDAVPGMLRGSGGGDAPDVLGELTAEGTTVLALTYRDGVVVAGDRRATAGHLISKKDVRKVFPADRFSAIAISGAAGFAMELAKVFATELEHYEKVEGDTLSLEGKANRLAHMVRAHLPFAMQGLVVVPLFAGVEAADTHGRIFEYDPVGGRYLSADYAATGSGGRDARGALKRDHDPDAPQEGAVRLAVSALFDAAEEDSATGGPDLIRRIYPIVAVIDGDGYREMSEESVGAHVEDVVASREERTIADVPPQR comes from the coding sequence TTGACGCCCGACCCGCCACGCACCGGCCTGTGGGGCGAGCTCCGGCTGCCAACGCCGTTCGACCCCGACGGGTCGTCGTTCTTCGAGGTGATGCGGCGGCGGTCGCCCGACGCGGTGCCCGGCATGCTCCGTGGTTCGGGCGGCGGTGACGCGCCCGACGTACTCGGCGAGCTCACTGCCGAGGGCACAACCGTCCTCGCGTTGACCTACCGCGACGGCGTCGTGGTGGCTGGCGACCGTCGCGCGACCGCCGGGCACCTGATCTCCAAGAAGGACGTGCGCAAGGTCTTCCCCGCCGACCGGTTCAGCGCCATCGCGATCAGCGGGGCGGCGGGCTTCGCCATGGAGCTCGCCAAGGTGTTCGCCACCGAGCTCGAGCACTACGAGAAGGTCGAGGGCGACACGCTGTCGCTGGAAGGCAAGGCCAACCGGCTGGCGCACATGGTCCGCGCCCACCTCCCGTTCGCGATGCAGGGCCTCGTGGTGGTCCCGCTGTTCGCCGGGGTCGAGGCGGCCGACACCCACGGTCGGATCTTCGAGTACGACCCGGTCGGTGGCCGGTACCTGTCGGCCGACTACGCCGCCACGGGATCAGGCGGCCGCGACGCCCGTGGGGCCCTCAAGCGCGATCACGATCCCGACGCGCCGCAGGAGGGCGCTGTCCGCTTGGCGGTCAGCGCACTGTTCGACGCGGCGGAGGAGGACAGCGCCACCGGCGGTCCCGACCTGATCCGGCGCATCTACCCGATCGTCGCCGTGATCGACGGTGACGGGTACCGGGAGATGAGCGAGGAGTCGGTCGGCGCGCACGTCGAGGACGTGGTCGCGTCGCGCGAGGAACGCACGATCGCGGACGTACCGCCGCAGCGGTGA
- the prcA gene encoding proteasome subunit alpha, which produces MPFYVSPEQMMKDRAEYARKGIARGRALVAMEYDDGVVFVSENPSRSLYKTSEIYDRIAFAAVGKYNEFEALRVSGIRLADAKGYQYGREDVTVKSLANAYSQALGAIFMGEGKPFEVEMLIAEVSGEDGAELYHILYDGSIVDEHRYVAIGGESEELTRALESRYQEGASLDDAVRLAVSVLGPDREIAPGDLEISGLSRERERRKFFRLDDQDIARVRSEGA; this is translated from the coding sequence ATGCCCTTCTACGTCTCGCCCGAGCAGATGATGAAGGACCGGGCCGAATACGCCCGCAAGGGCATCGCCCGGGGGCGAGCACTGGTGGCCATGGAGTACGACGACGGCGTCGTGTTCGTCAGCGAGAACCCGTCGCGGTCGCTGTACAAGACGTCGGAGATCTACGATCGGATCGCGTTCGCGGCGGTCGGGAAGTACAACGAGTTCGAGGCGCTCCGCGTCTCGGGCATCCGCCTCGCCGACGCCAAGGGATACCAGTACGGCCGCGAGGACGTCACCGTCAAGTCGCTGGCCAACGCCTACAGCCAGGCGCTCGGTGCGATCTTCATGGGGGAGGGCAAGCCCTTCGAGGTGGAGATGCTGATCGCCGAGGTCAGCGGCGAGGACGGGGCGGAACTCTACCACATCCTCTACGACGGATCGATCGTCGACGAGCACCGCTACGTGGCGATCGGCGGGGAGTCCGAGGAGCTGACCCGCGCCCTGGAGTCCCGGTACCAGGAAGGTGCGTCCCTCGACGACGCCGTCCGGCTGGCCGTGTCGGTCCTCGGACCCGACCGCGAGATCGCCCCCGGCGACCTGGAGATCTCGGGGCTGTCGCGCGAGCGTGAGCGGCGGAAGTTCTTCCGGCTCGACGACCAGGACATCGCCAGGGTCCGCAGCGAGGGGGCGTGA